The Mycolicibacterium doricum genome includes a region encoding these proteins:
- a CDS encoding TetR/AcrR family transcriptional regulator: MARFKTQTDEQVLEAALAIVQQSGVGGLTFAALADRSGLASATLVQRFTNKDTLTQRTLLHAWCRLHAMTKELASSTPCTPSGAIAMLVGLSRQYEDIDAYGHGLLLLREDVRDPTLRRHGVEWESELTAALDERFASIPQAPAGIGFALAAYWQGAITWWAFRADQPLMDYLTAKLTEFLEMLLISVHPPAAP; the protein is encoded by the coding sequence ATGGCCCGATTCAAGACACAGACGGATGAGCAGGTGCTCGAGGCTGCGCTCGCAATCGTGCAACAGTCGGGTGTCGGTGGCCTGACGTTCGCAGCGCTGGCCGATCGCAGCGGCTTGGCCTCGGCGACCCTCGTGCAGCGCTTTACGAACAAGGACACGTTGACGCAACGCACGTTATTGCATGCGTGGTGCCGACTGCATGCAATGACCAAGGAACTCGCCTCGAGCACGCCTTGCACGCCAAGTGGTGCGATCGCTATGTTGGTCGGTCTCTCCCGGCAGTACGAGGACATCGATGCGTACGGACACGGGCTTTTGCTTCTTCGTGAGGACGTCCGCGATCCCACTCTGCGCCGGCACGGCGTCGAGTGGGAATCTGAGTTGACGGCGGCTTTGGACGAGCGCTTCGCTTCCATCCCACAGGCGCCTGCCGGGATCGGATTCGCGCTTGCCGCCTACTGGCAAGGAGCCATTACGTGGTGGGCGTTTCGTGCTGACCAGCCCCTGATGGACTATCTCACGGCGAAACTGACGGAGTTTCTCGAAATGCTGTTGATCTCCGTCCACCCGCCGGCCGCGCCTTGA
- a CDS encoding dihydrofolate reductase family protein, whose translation MTRFFFDTSTTLNGWIADGHNSLDWLFAVPGAGNLPPELQPQPAAVLVEGSTTYEWMLKQFDILAKPENWRDFHGDRPTFVFTTRDLPKPEGADVRFVRGLIADAMPAIRDAAGNGDVWVVGGGELAAQFIDAGALDELALSIAPVALDGGAPLLPRRIESDRLHLVSAAAYGQFARIVYQITH comes from the coding sequence GTGACGAGGTTCTTCTTCGACACATCGACGACCCTCAATGGCTGGATTGCCGACGGCCACAACTCGCTGGACTGGCTGTTCGCTGTTCCTGGCGCGGGCAACCTTCCACCCGAGCTACAGCCGCAGCCCGCTGCCGTCCTTGTCGAGGGATCGACGACGTATGAATGGATGCTGAAGCAGTTCGACATCCTCGCAAAGCCCGAGAATTGGCGCGACTTCCACGGCGACCGTCCCACTTTTGTCTTCACCACACGAGATCTCCCAAAACCCGAGGGTGCGGATGTGCGTTTCGTCCGTGGCCTCATCGCCGACGCAATGCCGGCGATCCGCGACGCGGCGGGCAACGGTGACGTCTGGGTAGTTGGAGGTGGAGAGCTCGCCGCGCAGTTCATCGATGCCGGAGCCCTCGACGAGCTCGCCCTCTCGATAGCGCCTGTCGCACTCGATGGGGGAGCACCGCTGCTGCCCCGCCGCATCGAGTCCGACCGGCTGCATCTCGTGTCTGCAGCGGCTTACGGTCAGTTCGCGCGAATCGTCTATCAAATCACTCATTAG
- a CDS encoding DUF4188 domain-containing protein gives MMAKIVPGRRTADLRDRDGVVVFLIGIRINRLWRVRAWLPVFIAMPRMIVELARDPSRGLLARPRAYISGRTILLVQYWNSFEDLERYARDPEANHLPAWRAFNRRVRDNGSVGIFHETYRLAVGDIETFYGNMPVFGLAATTALAPITPEQQTAASRIGARRDDQAPVDPY, from the coding sequence ATGATGGCGAAGATTGTGCCGGGCCGCCGGACGGCGGACCTGCGTGACCGCGACGGTGTCGTGGTGTTCCTGATCGGTATACGGATCAACCGGCTGTGGCGGGTCCGGGCATGGCTTCCGGTATTTATCGCGATGCCGCGGATGATTGTGGAGTTGGCCAGGGATCCGTCAAGGGGGCTGTTGGCCCGGCCACGTGCCTACATTTCGGGCCGGACGATTCTGCTGGTGCAGTACTGGAACTCCTTTGAGGACCTCGAGCGCTATGCCCGGGATCCGGAGGCAAACCACCTTCCGGCCTGGCGTGCGTTCAATCGGCGTGTCCGCGACAACGGGTCGGTCGGTATCTTCCACGAGACCTACCGGCTGGCGGTGGGCGACATCGAGACCTTCTACGGCAATATGCCGGTCTTCGGACTGGCCGCGACAACAGCGTTAGCCCCGATTACCCCGGAACAACAGACGGCCGCCTCCCGCATCGGTGCCCGCCGCGATGATCAAGCCCCAGTCGATCCGTACTAG
- a CDS encoding TetR/AcrR family transcriptional regulator, translating to MKSDGYHHGALHEAILDAAVTEATKSGSQAIGVRALAKAVGVSPSAIYRHVPSIDALLAEVSQVARQHLAARMIERRENVPKHGTPLDRAFARFRAVGQAYVEFALSDPHLFDTAFTPTTLTLPKPDGPSAWQVVVDGVQELVDAGALGSAAAPDAVLIAWSSVHGIASILRRGLLMDTVITDHAIDVVLDGVRRSIEAL from the coding sequence GTGAAGTCCGACGGCTACCACCACGGCGCCTTGCACGAAGCGATTCTCGATGCAGCAGTGACCGAGGCCACCAAGAGCGGATCGCAGGCAATCGGTGTGCGTGCGTTGGCCAAGGCCGTGGGCGTGTCCCCCTCGGCGATCTACCGGCACGTGCCGAGCATCGACGCCCTACTTGCCGAAGTTTCCCAAGTGGCTCGACAGCACCTCGCGGCACGAATGATCGAGCGGCGCGAGAACGTGCCCAAGCACGGCACTCCACTAGATCGAGCATTCGCGCGGTTTCGGGCCGTGGGCCAAGCCTATGTCGAGTTTGCGCTGAGCGATCCGCATCTTTTCGACACGGCATTCACACCGACAACGCTGACACTTCCGAAGCCGGATGGCCCGTCAGCATGGCAGGTGGTGGTCGATGGGGTGCAGGAACTTGTTGACGCCGGCGCCCTCGGATCGGCTGCCGCCCCGGACGCGGTACTAATCGCCTGGTCAAGCGTGCACGGAATCGCGTCGATCTTGCGACGCGGGTTGCTAATGGACACAGTTATCACGGATCACGCGATCGATGTTGTCCTCGACGGTGTGAGGCGCTCGATCGAGGCGCTATAA
- the arr gene encoding NAD(+)--rifampin ADP-ribosyltransferase, whose product MSKSLDEGPFFHGTIADLGVGDFLIAGRPSNYHPEIVMNHIYFTALVDGAGLAAEIAAELAGGGAVPRVYQVEPTGAFENDPNVTDKKFPGNPTRSYRSNAPLRIVGEITEWTRLSPEQLQTWRKRLSALLSSHRGVIIN is encoded by the coding sequence GTGTCCAAATCGCTTGATGAAGGCCCGTTCTTCCATGGCACGATCGCGGACCTGGGTGTCGGTGACTTCCTCATCGCGGGCCGCCCGTCGAACTATCACCCCGAGATAGTGATGAACCATATTTACTTCACCGCTCTTGTCGACGGAGCCGGACTCGCCGCGGAGATCGCTGCAGAACTCGCAGGAGGTGGCGCCGTTCCGAGGGTGTATCAGGTGGAGCCCACCGGTGCCTTCGAGAATGACCCCAATGTGACCGACAAAAAGTTCCCCGGTAACCCCACTCGGTCCTACCGCAGTAACGCGCCTTTGCGGATCGTCGGCGAGATCACCGAGTGGACGAGACTGAGCCCCGAGCAGCTGCAGACCTGGCGGAAACGTCTGTCGGCGCTGCTCTCAAGCCATCGCGGTGTCATCATCAATTGA
- a CDS encoding YciI family protein encodes MARYMLIMRVGPEAEKAMTEQEIDFDQIIESMGRFNEELIKAGVLLAGEGLTGPEDGFVVDFDSDPPVVTDGPYTEAKELFNGFWILDVASKEEAKQWAKKVPLGPGVKLEVRRVSETEEFPQENPWVQKEIRWKAELAEKIAAQARADADRLG; translated from the coding sequence ATGGCGCGTTACATGCTGATCATGCGGGTCGGGCCGGAGGCCGAGAAGGCCATGACCGAGCAGGAGATCGACTTCGATCAGATTATCGAATCGATGGGGCGCTTCAACGAAGAACTGATCAAGGCGGGTGTGCTGCTGGCCGGTGAGGGCCTCACCGGTCCGGAGGACGGCTTCGTCGTCGACTTCGACTCCGATCCGCCGGTGGTGACCGATGGCCCGTACACCGAGGCGAAGGAGCTGTTCAACGGCTTCTGGATCCTCGACGTCGCCTCGAAGGAGGAGGCGAAGCAGTGGGCGAAAAAGGTGCCGCTGGGCCCCGGCGTGAAGCTCGAGGTGCGGCGGGTCTCGGAGACCGAGGAGTTCCCCCAGGAGAATCCGTGGGTCCAGAAGGAGATCCGGTGGAAGGCCGAACTCGCCGAGAAGATCGCCGCGCAGGCAAGGGCCGACGCCGACCGGCTGGGCTAG
- a CDS encoding RNA polymerase sigma factor, with the protein MAPGIQQTVDAVWRMEAARIVATLTRIVGDVGTAEEFAADALVDALMQWPSSGVPNNPGAWLTTVAKRKAIDHWRRQDNLSAKYIELARDLETHLDEPAWDPDRIDDDVLRLIFIAAHPVLARENQIALTLRTVGGLTTEEIARAFFASRASVAQRIVRAKKTLAEARVPFEVPPREQYPQRLSAVLSVIYLIYNEGYSASSGQRWIRDELCREALRLGRILAALVPDEPEAHGLVALMEMQTSRFAARTDDAGRPILLEDQDRTKWDRAQIGRGVAALRRAVTAIDRRGAGWGPYALQAALAECHATAPSTTETDWRRIVTIYDGLRQIAPSPVVELNRAVAVAMADGPATGLEVVDGITGLADSYLVPSVRGELLARLGRIEEAAAQFERAAALADNERERDVLMHKACRMRQA; encoded by the coding sequence GTGGCCCCCGGCATCCAGCAGACCGTCGACGCGGTGTGGCGGATGGAGGCCGCCAGGATCGTCGCCACACTGACCCGCATCGTCGGCGACGTCGGGACGGCCGAGGAGTTCGCCGCCGACGCCCTCGTCGACGCGCTCATGCAGTGGCCGTCGTCCGGTGTGCCGAACAACCCCGGCGCCTGGCTGACCACCGTCGCTAAACGCAAGGCGATCGACCATTGGCGGCGCCAGGACAACCTCAGCGCCAAGTACATCGAACTGGCGCGCGACCTCGAAACCCACCTCGACGAACCCGCGTGGGACCCCGACCGCATCGACGACGACGTGTTGCGGCTCATCTTCATCGCCGCGCACCCGGTGCTGGCGCGGGAGAACCAGATCGCGCTGACGCTGCGTACCGTCGGCGGGTTGACCACCGAGGAGATCGCCCGAGCCTTCTTCGCCTCGCGCGCCTCCGTGGCACAACGGATCGTCCGGGCCAAGAAGACCCTCGCCGAGGCCCGCGTCCCTTTCGAGGTGCCGCCCCGCGAGCAGTACCCGCAGCGCCTGTCGGCGGTGTTGAGCGTCATCTACCTCATCTACAACGAGGGGTACTCGGCGTCGTCGGGGCAGCGTTGGATCCGCGACGAACTGTGCCGGGAGGCGTTGCGCCTTGGCCGCATCCTCGCCGCGCTAGTGCCCGACGAACCCGAGGCACACGGCCTCGTGGCGCTGATGGAAATGCAGACGTCGCGGTTCGCGGCACGCACCGACGACGCAGGCCGGCCGATCCTGCTCGAAGACCAGGACCGCACGAAGTGGGACCGCGCCCAAATCGGGCGCGGCGTCGCGGCGCTGCGCAGGGCGGTGACGGCCATCGACCGGCGCGGTGCAGGGTGGGGCCCGTATGCGCTGCAGGCCGCGCTCGCCGAATGCCATGCGACCGCCCCGTCGACCACCGAGACCGACTGGCGGCGCATCGTGACCATCTACGACGGGCTGCGGCAGATCGCACCGTCGCCGGTCGTCGAACTCAACCGCGCCGTGGCCGTCGCGATGGCTGACGGCCCCGCCACCGGACTTGAAGTCGTCGACGGGATCACCGGGCTCGCCGACTCCTATCTGGTGCCCAGCGTGCGCGGCGAACTGCTGGCCCGCCTGGGCCGTATCGAGGAGGCCGCGGCGCAGTTCGAGCGGGCCGCCGCACTCGCCGACAACGAGCGCGAACGAGACGTGCTGATGCACAAAGCATGTCGCATGCGTCAGGCATGA
- a CDS encoding helix-turn-helix transcriptional regulator: protein MDPARNTPAGRSAVAEFLAAVTDGPSGLLLQGEAGIGKTRLWLSALEEAHRLGYQVLSARAGQAETSLAYAVVAELLEDVDTEVTKDLPEVQRLALDRLMLRGDVDGPGTDHRVAAAAVLNTLEILCSDTPLILAVDDVQWLDVCSRDVLGFVARRLTCPLGLLFTERTEEPGHHHTEWLRLGNPDRLRRHRVAPLTLGGLHAMLTERLGRSFPRPTLVRIAETSGGNPLYALELARAITEQTAAGEPALPASLADVVRRRIRGVDEVVRDVLLAAACVATPTVDLVASATEKDREEVLELLETAENEGLIEIDGVTIRFTHPLLARGVYSEAGPARRRHMHRRLAGVISQPEQKARHLALAATSQDDDTLAALDAAANAARARGAPAAAAELLDFAMRLGGDTDLRRLQAAAHYFTAGDSARAEELLTATLPRMPHGPLRAIASMHLAGIVIDHNEYQRGIEMLDEALADSESDPTLQVHCLLTLGMAQTNDNDHEAALRNTDRAVEIAEQTGQHQLIGHSLTVRLFTRFIFGLGLDEQDLQRALDYEEPEADVPLPFRARAVAALINSWTGQLDEASDTLEGLRRRSLDRGADRDLLALSVSGTLVELWRGRLDEAETYADDAVERAEQVGGDNSRLVALGVRGIVSAYAGRVRAARADSETALEMAHRSGMRRTTWWPRGVLIFLEVSLGNYPQALTVLEPLIDEYLATPGNEIVGSFFVPDAIEALVAVGRNDDARPLIERLAHEGRRLHRPWMSAVAGRGRGMELAARGDVDGAIAAVTEAMAHHDRVPMPFERARTALLLGQLQRRQRRKEAASATLREALQTFEDIGTALWAQRARDELARVNVRPRRDQSLTPSERRVAELAASGMSNRDIAATLFISIKTVEANLGRVYRKLGVRGRVALARRREAWSSDDEP, encoded by the coding sequence ATGGACCCGGCGCGGAACACGCCGGCCGGTCGGTCGGCCGTCGCCGAGTTCCTGGCTGCGGTCACCGATGGCCCATCCGGACTGCTCCTACAGGGCGAGGCCGGGATCGGCAAGACCCGGCTGTGGCTGAGCGCCCTCGAGGAAGCCCACCGGCTTGGATACCAGGTCTTGTCTGCCCGCGCGGGTCAGGCCGAGACGTCACTGGCCTACGCCGTGGTCGCCGAGCTTCTCGAGGACGTCGACACCGAGGTCACCAAGGACCTTCCCGAGGTGCAGCGGCTGGCGCTGGACCGGCTGATGCTGCGCGGCGACGTGGACGGGCCCGGCACCGACCACCGGGTGGCCGCCGCAGCCGTCCTGAACACTCTCGAGATCCTCTGCAGCGATACACCGCTGATCCTGGCCGTCGACGACGTGCAGTGGCTCGACGTGTGCAGCCGGGATGTGCTCGGCTTCGTAGCACGGCGCCTCACCTGCCCGCTCGGGCTGCTGTTCACCGAACGCACCGAGGAGCCGGGGCACCACCACACTGAGTGGCTGCGACTCGGCAATCCGGATCGGCTGCGACGCCACCGGGTGGCGCCGCTCACCCTCGGCGGCCTGCACGCGATGCTCACAGAGCGGCTCGGCCGCTCGTTCCCGCGCCCCACCCTCGTCCGAATCGCGGAGACGTCAGGCGGAAACCCGCTCTACGCGCTCGAACTGGCCCGCGCCATCACTGAGCAGACCGCCGCGGGCGAGCCTGCCCTGCCTGCGTCACTGGCCGACGTCGTGCGCCGACGCATCCGAGGCGTCGACGAGGTGGTGCGTGACGTCCTGCTCGCCGCCGCCTGCGTCGCCACTCCGACCGTGGACCTCGTGGCGAGCGCCACCGAGAAGGACCGCGAGGAGGTGCTCGAGCTCCTCGAAACCGCCGAGAACGAGGGTCTGATCGAGATCGACGGCGTGACGATCCGTTTCACGCACCCTCTGCTGGCGCGCGGTGTCTACTCCGAGGCAGGGCCAGCCCGTCGCCGACACATGCACAGGCGACTGGCGGGCGTGATCTCCCAACCGGAACAGAAGGCCCGTCACCTCGCGCTCGCAGCGACCAGCCAGGACGACGACACGCTTGCCGCACTGGACGCGGCCGCCAACGCGGCGCGGGCCCGCGGCGCCCCGGCAGCGGCGGCCGAACTCCTCGACTTCGCCATGCGTCTCGGCGGGGACACCGATCTGCGCCGCCTGCAGGCCGCCGCCCACTACTTCACCGCGGGTGACAGCGCGCGCGCCGAGGAACTACTGACCGCCACGCTGCCCCGCATGCCGCACGGTCCGTTGCGGGCGATTGCCTCGATGCACCTCGCCGGAATCGTCATCGACCACAACGAGTACCAACGTGGTATCGAGATGCTCGACGAAGCGCTCGCCGACAGCGAGTCCGACCCCACCCTGCAGGTGCACTGCCTCCTCACGCTCGGCATGGCGCAGACGAATGACAACGATCACGAAGCGGCACTGCGCAATACCGACCGCGCGGTCGAGATCGCCGAACAGACCGGTCAGCATCAGCTGATCGGCCACTCCCTTACCGTTCGGTTGTTCACCCGCTTCATCTTCGGATTGGGGCTCGACGAGCAGGACCTGCAGCGCGCTCTCGACTACGAGGAACCCGAAGCCGATGTGCCGCTGCCTTTTCGGGCCCGCGCCGTGGCCGCCCTGATCAACTCGTGGACTGGTCAGCTCGACGAGGCGTCCGACACGCTCGAGGGTCTGCGGCGCCGGAGCCTGGACCGCGGCGCCGACCGCGACCTGCTCGCGCTGTCAGTGAGCGGCACGCTGGTCGAGTTGTGGCGCGGACGTCTCGACGAGGCCGAAACCTACGCCGACGACGCCGTCGAACGCGCCGAACAGGTCGGTGGCGACAACTCGCGGCTGGTGGCGCTGGGCGTGCGTGGGATCGTCAGCGCCTACGCGGGCCGGGTGCGCGCCGCCCGCGCGGATTCCGAGACGGCGCTGGAGATGGCGCACCGCAGCGGGATGAGGCGGACGACGTGGTGGCCCCGCGGTGTGCTGATCTTCCTCGAGGTGTCTCTGGGCAATTACCCACAGGCACTTACCGTGCTGGAGCCGCTGATCGATGAGTACCTCGCCACCCCCGGCAACGAGATCGTCGGATCCTTCTTCGTCCCGGATGCCATCGAGGCGTTGGTGGCGGTGGGCCGAAACGACGATGCACGCCCGCTCATCGAGAGACTCGCGCACGAAGGACGACGCCTGCACCGCCCGTGGATGTCGGCCGTCGCGGGGCGTGGCCGCGGTATGGAGCTGGCCGCGCGCGGCGACGTCGACGGTGCGATCGCCGCGGTAACCGAGGCGATGGCGCACCATGATCGGGTGCCGATGCCGTTCGAACGGGCCCGCACCGCACTGCTTCTCGGGCAGCTGCAGCGCAGACAGCGACGCAAGGAAGCGGCGTCGGCGACACTGCGCGAAGCGCTGCAGACTTTCGAGGACATCGGCACCGCGCTGTGGGCCCAGCGCGCACGCGACGAACTGGCGCGCGTCAATGTGCGTCCCCGCCGGGATCAGAGCCTCACACCGTCAGAGCGGCGGGTCGCCGAACTGGCCGCGTCGGGGATGAGCAATCGCGACATCGCCGCGACGCTGTTCATCAGCATCAAGACCGTCGAGGCCAATCTGGGCCGCGTCTACCGCAAGCTCGGCGTTCGGGGGCGCGTCGCGCTGGCTCGCCGGCGAGAAGCATGGAGTTCCGACGACGAGCCCTGA
- a CDS encoding MarR family winged helix-turn-helix transcriptional regulator has product MLQQVADRQTSIDHRADGGDRRAGTGGSLQVTGTGRTPSDMPGLDIAELKSWQNYLDAALRLQAKLNQELNEACRLTLEDVRLLHELAKSATGSVRMGTLAQTLVSTPSRVSRRVDRLEARNLAHRASSDRDGRYVLAAITDEGRCLLDKAMTVYGSTVRTHYLEPLSQPQIAAMAENCRRINAGLSDELRPAN; this is encoded by the coding sequence GTGTTACAGCAGGTCGCGGACCGACAAACCAGTATCGATCACCGCGCGGACGGGGGAGACCGTCGCGCCGGCACCGGGGGAAGCTTGCAAGTGACAGGGACGGGACGAACCCCGAGTGACATGCCAGGTCTCGACATCGCCGAGCTGAAGTCGTGGCAGAACTACTTGGACGCTGCGCTGCGGCTGCAGGCGAAGCTGAACCAGGAGCTCAACGAGGCCTGTCGGCTCACCCTCGAAGACGTCCGGCTGCTGCATGAACTCGCGAAGTCGGCCACCGGGTCGGTGCGCATGGGCACGCTGGCGCAGACCCTGGTGTCCACGCCAAGCCGGGTGAGCCGCCGCGTCGACCGGCTCGAGGCGCGAAACCTGGCGCACCGCGCGTCCAGCGACCGCGACGGCCGTTACGTCCTGGCCGCCATCACCGACGAAGGCCGCTGCCTGCTGGACAAGGCGATGACCGTCTACGGCAGCACTGTCCGCACGCATTACCTGGAACCGCTGAGCCAGCCCCAGATCGCTGCCATGGCGGAGAACTGCCGTCGCATAAACGCTGGGCTCTCCGACGAACTGCGGCCTGCGAACTGA
- a CDS encoding KasA/KasB family beta-ketoacyl-ACP synthase: MAKLRTGSGFADVVVTAVASTTALAPDAEDTWQQLLAGHSGIRPLDSWFVDELDSPVRIGGQLREDFDAHLNRVELRRLSYMQQMSTVLGRRLWEAAGTPDIDERRLMVSIGLALGSTEEIPAQYDTWRQKGMRAVSPLAVQMYMPNAPAAAVGLERQAKGGIISPVMADASGAAAIAQAWRQIVLGEVEMAICGGVETRIEAVPVGAFTALGMLSVNNDNPAGACRPFDKDRDGMVFGEGGALLLIETEEHAKARGATILARILGAAMTSDGYDVVEPDPSGVPAGDAIRHAVDLAGLEPSDIGFVNAHAAGTAFGDVAEERAIRHALGEHRPAVYAPKAALGHSLGATGAVEAVLTVQSLRDGVVPPTLNVQHLDADIDLDVVTGEPRRGDYRYAVSDSFGLGGHNVALVFGAY, from the coding sequence ATGGCCAAGTTGAGAACCGGGAGCGGATTTGCCGATGTGGTGGTGACCGCGGTGGCCTCCACCACGGCGCTGGCGCCGGACGCCGAGGACACCTGGCAGCAGCTGCTGGCCGGACACAGTGGTATCCGCCCGCTGGATTCTTGGTTCGTCGACGAACTGGACTCGCCGGTGCGCATCGGCGGTCAGCTGCGGGAGGATTTCGACGCCCACCTCAACCGCGTCGAACTACGCCGGTTGTCCTACATGCAGCAGATGTCCACGGTGCTGGGCCGCCGGCTGTGGGAGGCCGCGGGTACGCCGGACATCGACGAACGGCGGTTGATGGTGTCGATCGGGCTCGCGCTGGGCTCGACCGAGGAGATCCCGGCGCAGTACGACACCTGGCGGCAGAAGGGTATGCGCGCGGTGTCGCCGCTGGCCGTGCAGATGTATATGCCCAATGCCCCGGCCGCCGCCGTCGGGCTGGAACGGCAGGCCAAGGGCGGCATCATTTCTCCGGTGATGGCCGACGCGTCGGGGGCGGCCGCCATCGCGCAGGCATGGCGCCAGATCGTCCTCGGTGAGGTGGAGATGGCCATCTGCGGCGGCGTGGAGACGCGGATCGAGGCGGTCCCGGTCGGTGCGTTCACCGCCTTGGGCATGCTGTCGGTCAACAACGACAACCCCGCCGGCGCCTGCCGACCGTTCGACAAGGACCGCGACGGCATGGTGTTCGGTGAAGGCGGGGCACTGTTGCTCATTGAGACCGAGGAGCACGCCAAGGCCCGCGGCGCCACCATCCTCGCCCGTATCCTGGGCGCGGCCATGACGTCGGACGGCTACGACGTCGTCGAACCGGACCCGAGTGGCGTGCCCGCCGGTGACGCGATCAGGCATGCGGTCGATCTGGCCGGTCTGGAGCCCTCCGACATCGGATTCGTCAACGCCCACGCCGCCGGCACGGCGTTCGGCGACGTGGCAGAGGAGCGCGCCATCCGGCATGCGCTGGGCGAGCACCGGCCGGCGGTGTACGCGCCCAAGGCGGCGCTGGGTCACTCACTGGGCGCCACCGGGGCCGTCGAGGCGGTGCTCACCGTCCAGTCGTTGCGTGACGGGGTCGTGCCGCCGACGCTCAACGTGCAGCACCTCGACGCCGACATCGACCTGGACGTCGTCACCGGCGAGCCGCGTCGCGGTGACTACCGGTATGCGGTCAGCGACTCGTTTGGCCTCGGTGGACACAACGTCGCGCTGGTGTTCGGCGCCTACTGA
- a CDS encoding cyclopropane mycolic acid synthase family methyltransferase has translation MTDSGSVGSAGTSTKTMKVAYEDVQAHYDISNDFFGLWQDRTRTYSSAYFERDDMTLEEAQLAKIDLALDKLDLHPGMTLLDVGCGWGAMMKRAVERHDVNVIGLTLSKNQQSLGQQVLDGIDTSRSRQVMLRGWEEFEQPVDRIVSIEAFEAFPKERYKAFFDLCHRIMPDDGRMVLQTIMGHPLKRWPDLGVPITMSDLRFMRFIAKEIFPGGSVPCDEDVVEFSTAAGFSVADRDDLTASYVRTLTTWADSLEQHREEAIAATSEEVYERYMKYLLGCADFFNRNVSYVEQFTLVK, from the coding sequence ATGACGGACAGCGGGTCGGTGGGCTCAGCAGGCACTTCGACAAAGACGATGAAGGTGGCCTACGAAGACGTTCAGGCCCACTACGACATCTCCAACGACTTCTTCGGACTCTGGCAAGATCGGACGCGGACGTACAGCTCCGCCTACTTCGAGCGCGACGACATGACGCTCGAAGAGGCGCAGCTGGCCAAGATCGACCTGGCCCTCGACAAGCTCGACCTGCACCCCGGGATGACGCTGCTCGACGTCGGCTGCGGCTGGGGCGCGATGATGAAGCGCGCGGTCGAGCGCCACGACGTCAACGTCATCGGCCTCACCCTGAGCAAGAACCAGCAGTCACTGGGTCAGCAGGTCCTCGACGGAATCGACACCTCCCGGTCGCGCCAGGTCATGCTGCGCGGCTGGGAGGAGTTCGAACAGCCCGTCGACCGCATCGTCAGCATCGAGGCGTTCGAGGCGTTCCCGAAGGAGCGCTACAAGGCGTTCTTCGACCTGTGCCACCGCATCATGCCCGACGACGGGCGCATGGTGCTGCAGACGATCATGGGCCACCCGCTCAAGCGCTGGCCCGATCTCGGCGTGCCGATCACCATGAGCGATCTGCGGTTCATGCGATTCATCGCCAAGGAGATCTTCCCCGGCGGCTCGGTCCCGTGCGACGAGGACGTCGTCGAATTTTCGACCGCCGCCGGGTTTTCCGTCGCCGACCGGGACGACCTGACAGCCAGCTACGTCCGGACGCTGACCACCTGGGCCGACAGCCTCGAGCAGCACCGCGAAGAGGCGATCGCGGCGACCAGCGAAGAGGTCTACGAGCGGTACATGAAGTACCTGCTCGGCTGCGCGGACTTCTTCAACCGCAACGTCAGCTACGTCGAGCAGTTCACGCTGGTCAAGTAG